Proteins from one Nicotiana tabacum cultivar K326 chromosome 23, ASM71507v2, whole genome shotgun sequence genomic window:
- the LOC107804877 gene encoding (S)-coclaurine N-methyltransferase-like produces MDAIVQMPYNSTVRLMLSSLERNLLPDAVIRRLTRLLLAARLRSSYKPSAELQLSDLLQFVHSLREMPIAVMTEKAKSQHYELPTSFFKIVLGKHFKYSCCYFRDKSSTLEDAEKAMMELYCERSQLKDGHTVLDVGCGWGSLSLYIAQKYSSCKITGICNSVTQKAHIEEQCRELQLQNVEIIVADISTFEMEGSYDRILSIEMFEHMKNYGDLLKKISRWMKPDGLLFVHHFCHKAFAYHFEDVNDDDWITRYFFSGGTMPSANLLLYFQDDVSVVNHWLVNGKHYAQTSEEWLKRMDQNKTCIKPIMESTYGKDSAVKWTVYWRTFFISVAELFGYNNGEEWMVAHFLFKKK; encoded by the exons ATGGATGCGATAGTACAGATGCCTTACAATTCTACGGTGCGTTTAATGCTGTCTTCTCTTGAGCGCAACCTCTTGCCTGACGCCGTTATACGGCGGCTCACACGACTGCTCTTAGCTGCCCGACTTCGTTCCAGTTACAAGCCTTCCGCTGAGCTTCAGCTCTCTGACCTTCTCCAGTTTGTGCACT CTTTAAGAGAGATGCCTATAGCTGTGATGACTGAGAAGGCAAAGTCCCAACATTACGAGCTTCCTACATCTTTCTTCAAGATTGTTCTTGGAAAGCACTTCAAATATAG CTGCTGTTATTTCCGAGACAAGTCAAGCACTTTAGAGGATGCTGAAAAAGCAATGATGGAATTATACTGTGAAAGGTCACAGTTGAAAGATGGACACACTGTACTAGATGTTGGATGTGGCTGGGGATCTCTTTCTCTATACATAGCACAAAAATACAGTAGCTGCAAAATTACTGGAATTTGCAATTCAGTGACTCAAAAAGCACATATCGAAGAGCAATGCCG GGAACTTCAGCTGCAGAATGTGGAGATCATAGTTGCAGATATTAGCACATTTGAGATGGAAGGTTCCTATGATCGAATATTGTCTATTGAAATGTTTGAG CATATGAAGAACTACGGAGATCTCCTCAAGAAGATCTCCAGATGGATGAAGCCAGATGGTCTTCTTTTTGTTCATCATTTTTGCCACAAGGCATTCGCTTATCACTTCGAG GATGTTAATGATGATGATTGGATCACTCGCTACTTCTTCAGTGGAGGTACAATGCCTTCTGCAAATCTCCTCCTTTATTTTCAG gatgatgtttctGTGGTTAATCACTGGCTCGTTAACGGAAAGCATTATGCACAGACAAG TGAAGAATGGCTTAAGAGAATGGACCAGAACAAAACTTGTATAAAGCCAATAATGGAATCAACTTATGGGAAGGATTCAGCTGTTAAGTGGACTGTCTATTGGAGAACATTTTTCATTTCAGTTGCTGAACTGTTTGGCTACAACAATGGAGAAGAATGGATGGTTGCACATTTCCTCTTCAAGAAGAAATGA